The proteins below come from a single Arthrobacter sp. zg-Y1171 genomic window:
- the ptsP gene encoding phosphoenolpyruvate--protein phosphotransferase: MRTIQGIGVSAGRVLGPSRRMPPPVPEPDAEAKPAPGSTVDGEKSRLKDAAEAVRGDLKHRAETASGDAKAVLDATAMMASDPMLLKAAGKHINAGMATDRAIWEAGMEVAAMLQSLGGYMAERTQDVLDVRARIVAELNGLPAPGIPASDVPFILTAVELAPADTATLDPAMVIGLVTSEGGPQSHTAILARSLGLPAVVGAPGADEVPDGAEIYLDGAAGTVVVEPGAEEREAAHKYAARSALPAFNGTGSTSDGYLVPLLANVGSGKDARAAAEAGAEGIGLLRTEFCFLGRDTEPTIEEQVAAYGAVFEAFPGRKVVIRTLDAGADKPLPFLTDATEPNPALGVRGFRTDQATPGVLARQLEAIAAAAGASTADVWVMAPMVSTAEEAADFAVMCAGAGLGMPGVMVEVPSAAIMSEAILSRVRFASLGTNDLTQYTMASDRQLGSLASLNDPWQPAVLQLISATVAGAARATALDPAAGARTVGVCGEAAADPALAVVLAGMGVNTLSMTPRALSTVGAVLASVTHDQAKELSARALAAHSAAEARTIVRSRLPILEQLGL; the protein is encoded by the coding sequence ATGCGGACCATCCAGGGAATCGGAGTCAGTGCCGGACGCGTCCTCGGCCCCTCGCGCCGGATGCCGCCTCCGGTGCCCGAGCCTGACGCCGAGGCGAAACCCGCCCCGGGCAGCACGGTGGACGGGGAGAAAAGCCGCCTCAAGGATGCCGCTGAAGCAGTCCGGGGGGACCTTAAGCACCGGGCGGAAACTGCCTCGGGCGACGCGAAAGCCGTATTGGATGCCACCGCCATGATGGCTTCCGATCCCATGCTGCTCAAAGCGGCGGGCAAACACATCAACGCAGGCATGGCTACGGACCGGGCCATCTGGGAAGCGGGCATGGAGGTAGCCGCCATGCTCCAGAGCCTCGGCGGCTACATGGCTGAACGGACCCAGGACGTGCTGGATGTCCGCGCCCGGATTGTCGCCGAACTCAACGGACTGCCGGCACCCGGGATTCCGGCTTCCGATGTTCCCTTTATCCTCACGGCCGTGGAGCTGGCACCGGCCGACACCGCAACGCTGGACCCGGCAATGGTGATCGGCCTGGTCACCAGCGAGGGCGGCCCGCAGTCCCACACGGCAATCCTCGCCCGCTCCCTGGGCCTGCCCGCCGTGGTCGGAGCCCCCGGCGCGGACGAAGTTCCTGATGGAGCCGAGATCTATCTCGACGGCGCGGCCGGCACCGTGGTGGTGGAACCCGGGGCAGAGGAACGGGAGGCCGCGCACAAATACGCTGCACGCTCCGCACTTCCGGCGTTCAACGGCACGGGCTCAACCTCGGACGGGTACCTGGTGCCGTTGTTGGCCAACGTGGGGTCGGGGAAGGACGCCCGGGCCGCGGCAGAGGCAGGTGCCGAAGGAATCGGGCTGCTCCGCACGGAGTTCTGTTTCCTCGGCAGGGATACCGAACCCACCATCGAGGAACAGGTTGCCGCCTACGGTGCGGTGTTCGAAGCGTTCCCCGGCCGGAAGGTAGTGATCCGGACCCTCGACGCCGGCGCGGACAAGCCGCTCCCGTTCCTGACGGACGCAACGGAGCCCAACCCGGCGCTGGGGGTACGCGGATTCCGGACCGACCAGGCCACACCCGGTGTCCTTGCCCGCCAGCTCGAGGCTATTGCCGCTGCCGCCGGGGCCTCCACGGCGGATGTCTGGGTCATGGCACCGATGGTCTCCACCGCAGAGGAGGCCGCCGACTTCGCGGTGATGTGCGCCGGAGCCGGTCTCGGCATGCCCGGGGTGATGGTGGAGGTGCCGTCGGCGGCCATCATGTCCGAAGCCATCCTTTCGCGGGTGAGGTTTGCCAGCCTGGGCACCAATGACCTGACGCAGTACACCATGGCCTCGGACCGGCAGCTGGGTTCGCTTGCGTCGCTGAACGACCCGTGGCAGCCGGCTGTCCTGCAGTTGATTTCCGCCACCGTGGCGGGTGCGGCAAGGGCCACGGCACTGGACCCGGCTGCCGGCGCCAGGACCGTGGGTGTTTGTGGTGAGGCAGCCGCCGACCCCGCACTCGCCGTCGTCCTGGCCGGCATGGGGGTGAACACGCTGTCGATGACCCCCCGGGCGTTGTCCACCGTGGGGGCGGTCCTGGCTTCCGTGACCCATGACCAGGCGAAAGAGTTGTCCGCGAGGGCCCTGGCGGCACACTCCGCGGCCGAAGCGCGGACCATCGTCCGCAGCCGGCTGCCCATCCTCGA
- a CDS encoding fructose-specific PTS transporter subunit EIIC codes for MSDLITPDLVTLDENLGTDKTAVIGHLARGVVAAGRATNYEDLYADAMARESKTATGVPGGIAIPHCRSAAVTQPTLAMARIRPAVDWGAKDGPADIVFFIAAPEGADQEHLQLLAKLARSLIRKDFTASLRSASSPVQIVELVDGALGLSPAPDSAGSAAGAGGAAAAGAATGATAVGSDAGSHDAGSRNGGSRDGGQADGTGDGGHGADAPASAGGTGATQTDTSRSRHLVAVTACPTGIAHTYMAADSLAAAAAERGVDLQVETQGSAKSTPLDPSVIRNAEAVIFAVDVDVRDKGRFAGKPLISGPVKRGIDEPGVMIDEALNAVNDPNARRVSGGGGGGEENEGGSGSGGEGFGGQLKRALLTGVSYMIPFVAGGGLLIALGFLLGGYELALSVDDVANGDRMLDGTSLLNPPPEGIIAYLGAVFWKIGSLSMGFLVPALAGYIAYALADRPGIAPGFTAGAVAVFMDAGFIGGIIGGLLAGYAARWIGGWNVPSWMRGLMPVVIIPLLASIIASGLMMLVLGGPIAALTLGLNDWLTGLTGVAAIGLGIILGLMMGSDLGGPINKVAYAFAVAGLGEGSFENQVPWEIMAAVMAAGMVPPLGMAFASTVLAKNQFSMALRENGKAAWLLGAAFISEGAIPFAASDFFRVIPSTMLGGAVAGAICLGTGVTSQAPHGGIFVFFAIGNLLMFIVAILAGAAVTGFVYVALKRFVKPRKKVEEPAIA; via the coding sequence ATGTCGGACCTCATTACGCCGGATCTGGTCACGTTGGACGAGAACCTGGGCACGGACAAGACCGCTGTTATCGGCCATTTGGCCCGGGGCGTGGTGGCCGCGGGACGAGCCACCAACTACGAAGACCTCTACGCGGATGCGATGGCCCGTGAATCGAAGACCGCCACCGGCGTGCCCGGCGGCATTGCGATTCCGCACTGCCGATCCGCGGCGGTCACCCAACCGACGCTCGCCATGGCACGGATCCGCCCCGCAGTGGACTGGGGAGCGAAGGACGGCCCCGCCGACATCGTCTTTTTCATTGCCGCTCCGGAAGGAGCGGACCAGGAACACCTCCAGCTGCTCGCAAAGCTGGCCCGGTCACTCATCCGCAAGGACTTCACCGCCTCCCTGCGTTCGGCTAGCTCGCCGGTGCAGATCGTGGAACTGGTCGACGGAGCCCTCGGGCTCAGCCCGGCACCGGACAGCGCCGGAAGCGCCGCCGGTGCGGGCGGCGCCGCTGCGGCTGGTGCGGCCACCGGCGCGACTGCCGTGGGCAGCGACGCCGGCTCCCACGACGCCGGCTCCCGCAACGGGGGCTCCCGCGACGGGGGCCAAGCGGACGGAACCGGTGACGGCGGACACGGAGCCGACGCTCCTGCGTCCGCGGGCGGTACCGGGGCAACCCAAACCGACACCTCGAGGTCACGGCATCTGGTCGCCGTCACCGCGTGCCCCACCGGTATTGCGCACACCTACATGGCCGCTGATTCCCTCGCCGCGGCAGCTGCCGAGCGCGGCGTCGACCTGCAGGTGGAAACGCAGGGTTCCGCCAAATCCACTCCCCTGGACCCCTCGGTGATCCGCAACGCGGAAGCGGTGATCTTCGCCGTCGACGTCGATGTCCGGGACAAGGGGCGCTTCGCCGGGAAACCGCTGATCAGCGGACCCGTGAAACGCGGCATCGACGAACCGGGCGTGATGATCGACGAAGCCCTCAACGCAGTCAATGACCCGAATGCCCGGCGCGTGTCCGGGGGCGGCGGCGGCGGGGAGGAGAACGAAGGCGGGTCCGGCTCCGGCGGCGAAGGCTTCGGCGGACAGCTCAAGCGGGCGCTGCTGACCGGCGTCAGCTACATGATTCCGTTTGTTGCCGGCGGCGGCCTGCTGATTGCCCTCGGCTTCCTCCTGGGCGGCTACGAGCTCGCCCTGTCGGTCGACGACGTTGCCAACGGAGACCGGATGCTGGACGGCACGTCCCTCCTGAATCCGCCGCCTGAAGGGATAATCGCCTATCTCGGGGCCGTGTTCTGGAAGATCGGCTCCCTGTCCATGGGCTTCCTGGTGCCTGCCCTGGCCGGCTACATTGCGTATGCCCTGGCCGACCGGCCCGGCATCGCACCGGGCTTCACTGCAGGCGCCGTGGCGGTGTTTATGGATGCCGGCTTCATCGGCGGCATCATCGGCGGCCTGCTGGCCGGTTACGCGGCCCGCTGGATCGGCGGCTGGAACGTTCCGTCGTGGATGCGGGGGCTGATGCCGGTGGTCATCATTCCGCTTTTGGCGTCGATCATAGCCTCCGGCCTGATGATGCTGGTCCTGGGCGGACCCATTGCCGCCTTGACCCTGGGACTGAATGACTGGCTGACCGGCCTCACCGGTGTGGCGGCCATCGGCCTGGGCATCATTCTCGGCCTGATGATGGGTTCCGATCTGGGTGGCCCGATCAACAAGGTGGCGTACGCGTTTGCCGTGGCCGGGCTTGGGGAAGGCAGCTTCGAGAACCAGGTGCCGTGGGAAATCATGGCAGCGGTCATGGCCGCCGGCATGGTCCCGCCGCTGGGCATGGCCTTTGCCTCCACGGTGCTGGCAAAGAACCAGTTCAGCATGGCCCTGCGCGAGAACGGAAAGGCTGCGTGGCTGCTGGGCGCGGCCTTCATTTCGGAGGGCGCCATCCCGTTTGCCGCTTCCGATTTCTTCCGGGTCATTCCCTCCACCATGCTGGGCGGTGCGGTGGCCGGTGCGATCTGCCTGGGCACCGGGGTAACCTCACAGGCACCGCACGGCGGTATCTTCGTGTTCTTCGCCATCGGCAACCTGCTGATGTTCATCGTCGCCATACTGGCCGGAGCAGCTGTTACCGGGTTCGTTTACGTGGCTTTGAAACGGTTCGTGAAGCCCCGGAAAAAGGTGGAGGAACCAGCAATTGCCTAA
- a CDS encoding 1-phosphofructokinase family hexose kinase, translated as MILTLTANPSLDRTVQLPGVLERGAVQRAVAAGEEPGGKGVNVSRALTVSGIRSVAVLPGADTDPVMAGLRQAGVEYLNLPITAPLRSNITLTEPDGTTTKINAPGPPLKPVEQEALISLLVGACTASDSGPGSWLVLAGSLPPEVPPDFYASVAHTVRDRLGAKAPRIAIDSSGPPLMGALLHGAEPDLLKPNAEELSEATGFSSEAELEADPLLAARAAGMLIERGVGAVLATLGARGALLVTAHGSWLATRPPVQARSTVGAGDSALAGYLLADVSGAAPPDCLRQAVAHGAAAASLPGTTVPAVTATDPGAVTVTTLNGTRGTPRGAAAAGSATASPSSSSSSKEES; from the coding sequence ATGATCCTCACCCTTACCGCCAATCCCAGCCTTGACCGCACCGTCCAACTCCCCGGAGTACTGGAGCGGGGAGCCGTCCAGCGCGCCGTTGCCGCGGGGGAAGAACCGGGCGGCAAAGGCGTCAACGTCTCCCGGGCACTGACCGTCTCCGGCATCCGGTCCGTTGCCGTCCTTCCCGGCGCCGACACCGATCCCGTCATGGCCGGATTGCGGCAGGCGGGAGTCGAGTACTTGAACCTGCCCATCACGGCACCGCTGCGCAGCAACATCACGCTCACGGAGCCGGACGGCACCACTACCAAGATCAATGCTCCCGGTCCGCCGCTGAAGCCGGTGGAGCAGGAAGCACTGATCTCCCTGCTGGTAGGGGCCTGCACCGCCAGTGACAGCGGCCCGGGTTCCTGGCTGGTGCTGGCAGGCTCCCTCCCCCCGGAAGTGCCGCCGGACTTTTACGCTTCGGTGGCCCACACCGTGAGGGACCGGCTGGGGGCCAAGGCACCCCGCATAGCCATCGACTCCTCCGGACCGCCGCTCATGGGCGCGCTGCTCCACGGAGCGGAGCCGGACCTGCTTAAACCCAATGCCGAGGAACTCTCCGAAGCCACGGGGTTTTCCTCCGAAGCGGAGCTGGAAGCCGACCCCCTGCTGGCGGCGCGGGCGGCGGGGATGCTGATTGAACGCGGCGTCGGCGCTGTCCTCGCCACTTTGGGCGCCAGGGGCGCACTGCTGGTCACCGCGCACGGAAGCTGGCTGGCCACCCGGCCACCCGTGCAGGCCCGCTCGACGGTTGGCGCAGGGGATTCGGCCCTGGCCGGGTACCTGCTTGCCGACGTCTCCGGTGCGGCGCCCCCGGACTGCCTACGGCAGGCCGTGGCCCACGGTGCCGCCGCTGCTTCCCTTCCCGGAACCACTGTCCCAGCCGTTACAGCCACTGATCCCGGAGCGGTAACGGTCACCACCCTCAACGGCACCCGGGGCACCCCCCGGGGAGCTGCCGCCGCAGGGAGCGCCACCGCTTCGCCGTCGTCGTCGTCGTCTTCGAAGGAGGAAAGCTGA
- a CDS encoding alpha/beta hydrolase yields the protein MENVTWSEPAERRRGRELVVFLHGYGSGEQAMERLFIALPPSAVGAAVRGPLDVGGASGWFLLDPLLNSDTAEVLESALSLLAWLDRTRTEYGFTGISLVGFSQGMAMAGTLLRLRPQDFRAVVGLSGFIARNELLAAAEPLPVRVPFFWGRDREDWVINADAVDYTAQWLDENVALTARTYSGMGHSIGTREMTDVAVFLRRYLVPDTP from the coding sequence ATGGAAAACGTAACGTGGTCCGAGCCGGCGGAGCGGCGCCGGGGGCGCGAACTGGTGGTCTTTCTGCACGGCTACGGATCCGGCGAGCAGGCAATGGAGCGCCTCTTCATTGCCCTGCCGCCTTCTGCTGTCGGAGCCGCGGTGCGGGGGCCGTTGGACGTGGGCGGAGCCAGCGGGTGGTTCCTGCTGGATCCGCTCCTGAACTCGGACACCGCCGAGGTCCTGGAATCCGCCCTCTCGCTGCTGGCCTGGCTGGACCGGACCCGGACGGAATACGGATTCACCGGCATCTCGCTGGTGGGATTTTCCCAGGGCATGGCCATGGCCGGCACGCTGCTGCGGCTGAGGCCGCAGGATTTCCGCGCCGTCGTCGGCCTTTCCGGTTTTATTGCCCGCAACGAACTCCTCGCCGCCGCGGAACCGCTGCCCGTAAGGGTGCCGTTCTTTTGGGGGCGGGACCGGGAGGACTGGGTTATTAATGCAGACGCAGTGGATTACACCGCGCAGTGGCTTGACGAGAATGTGGCGCTGACGGCACGGACCTATTCGGGAATGGGGCATTCCATAGGTACGCGTGAAATGACGGATGTAGCGGTTTTCCTTCGCCGATACCTTGTCCCCGACACGCCGTAG
- a CDS encoding GlsB/YeaQ/YmgE family stress response membrane protein has translation MGFIAFLILGLIAGAIAKMILPGRQGGGWIATLVLGVIGALLGGWIGSAIFGVGLEEFWSIQTWLVAIVGAIVVLVIYGFVTRKSGNRA, from the coding sequence ATGGGTTTCATTGCGTTCCTTATTCTTGGTCTCATCGCAGGTGCAATTGCAAAGATGATCCTCCCGGGTCGTCAGGGCGGCGGCTGGATCGCCACTCTGGTTCTGGGTGTCATCGGCGCTCTGCTGGGCGGCTGGATCGGCAGCGCCATCTTCGGCGTCGGTCTTGAAGAATTCTGGTCCATCCAGACCTGGCTCGTTGCCATCGTCGGCGCCATTGTCGTCCTCGTGATCTACGGCTTCGTCACCCGCAAGAGCGGCAACCGCGCCTAA
- a CDS encoding DUF445 domain-containing protein: MKMLATGLLILLAVIFLFSFALQDRYPWLEYVRAAAEGGMVGALADWFAVTALFKHPMGVKIPHTAIIPEKKDQIGASLGQFVEQNFLAEDIIRAKLDSMQVAAKAGTWLARPEGAERVATEGAAAIRGALRVLDDDAVRDVLESMFRRHVVDPQWGPPAGKMAQRIFEEGHHHQLVNLIVDSLSDWVLANPEVIGRLVTERSPSWVPAFVDDLVGERVQIQAERFLIDVQENPNHQLRVALDNYLTGVARDLQEDPKTMAKADAVKEQVLDDPRVRELMTSTWTTIKNALMTAADDPDSELTRNFKSALQDFGTRLINEPELAAKVNGYVADAAGYLVRTYSNDIAAVITETVENWDAQETSEKIELQVGKDLQFIRINGTVVGSLAGLAIFTIATAVFG, from the coding sequence ATGAAAATGCTGGCCACGGGCCTGCTGATCCTCCTGGCCGTGATCTTCCTGTTTTCCTTCGCGCTGCAGGACAGGTACCCCTGGCTGGAATACGTCCGCGCTGCGGCGGAGGGCGGCATGGTGGGCGCCCTTGCCGACTGGTTCGCGGTCACCGCCCTGTTCAAGCATCCGATGGGGGTGAAGATCCCGCACACAGCCATCATCCCGGAGAAGAAGGACCAGATCGGGGCGTCCCTGGGCCAGTTCGTGGAACAGAACTTCCTGGCCGAAGACATCATCCGGGCCAAGCTCGATTCCATGCAGGTTGCTGCGAAGGCAGGCACCTGGCTGGCGCGGCCCGAGGGAGCCGAACGCGTCGCCACCGAAGGTGCCGCAGCCATCCGCGGGGCCCTGAGGGTGCTCGACGACGACGCCGTCCGCGACGTCCTGGAATCCATGTTCCGCCGCCACGTGGTGGACCCGCAGTGGGGGCCGCCGGCCGGAAAGATGGCCCAGCGGATCTTCGAAGAGGGCCACCACCACCAGCTGGTCAACCTGATTGTGGACAGCCTGTCCGACTGGGTGCTGGCCAACCCCGAAGTGATCGGCCGGCTGGTAACCGAGCGTTCGCCGTCGTGGGTTCCCGCCTTCGTGGATGACCTGGTCGGCGAGCGCGTGCAGATCCAGGCCGAACGGTTCCTGATCGACGTGCAGGAAAACCCCAACCACCAGCTGCGAGTGGCCTTGGACAACTACCTCACCGGAGTGGCCCGGGACCTGCAGGAGGACCCCAAGACCATGGCGAAGGCCGATGCGGTGAAGGAGCAGGTCCTGGATGATCCGCGCGTGCGCGAATTGATGACCTCCACCTGGACCACCATCAAAAACGCGCTGATGACGGCCGCCGATGACCCGGACAGCGAACTCACGCGGAACTTCAAGTCCGCGCTTCAGGACTTCGGTACGCGCCTGATCAACGAGCCGGAGCTCGCGGCCAAGGTGAACGGCTACGTGGCGGACGCTGCGGGCTACCTGGTCCGCACGTACAGCAACGACATTGCCGCCGTCATTACCGAGACGGTGGAGAACTGGGATGCGCAGGAGACCTCGGAGAAGATCGAACTGCAGGTCGGCAAGGACCTGCAGTTCATCCGGATCAACGGCACCGTGGTTGGTTCGCTGGCCGGACTGGCGATCTTCACCATCGCCACGGCTGTATTCGGCTGA